A stretch of DNA from Tubulanus polymorphus chromosome 6, tnTubPoly1.2, whole genome shotgun sequence:
GTTGAAATAATTCTTGGTATATGAGCTGAATGTCTGGGTAATCTGATAGTACAGATAGTAATTTAACCGGATTATTTATTCCTTTATCAGGGTTTATGTTCAACAGCTTGTTGATATGGTTACCATTGAATGAAAGTGAATGGTAAGCCTGTCTGTCTATCCCAATTTCATGCAGTTTTTCATTGAGCGCTGACTGTAGTGGACCCATTTTTGAGCAAACCTCTTTGTAAATTTCATCTAGCTTTAATTTTCTAGGTCTTATTTGATCTTTCTTTGCCTTTATGtcagatttgattttattagTTTCAGATTCGAGGTTTTTCAAGAACTTATGGCCTGTACTATTGGGTTTGAGACACCTTATGCACTTAAACGCTTCCACAGTGCCATAAATCGAAATGCAGTCAGTGTGGTACGGTGAATCACAAGAGGTACAGTATTCAAAGTTGTTAACATTTCCATTTTCTATTTCCTGTATGACACAAATTGGGGCACCACAATGAAATGGTGAACGTCGCCTCTGATCTGCTCTTTTCAATACATCTATAGTCTCGATATTTTGTGCGAgtattaatttcaaatcttccaATTCATTTACAAGATTTTGGACTACGTTTGATACACTTTTCCATTTATGGTACAGTTCTGGGTCTCTGTTCCCTAATGTTGAATGGTCGAGATCTTTACATTTGTCTTCGACCATATCATAGATTTTTAGTCCGATTCCTAATGTTATGTGAAGAGGAGGTGGTACTAAGTGTTCTAAATCAAGTGGCCTATACAGCATAGGACCACTAATACTGTGCGATGACGGGCCAATCATGGTTGGTGCCGTCTCGATTAATTTAGAACTTTCGATATAGTGGTTAATACTACGGTTTTGATAAGTGTTCGCGGAATGAGAGGTGCCATCTTTTTTTCTCAGATGATCAAGAGGCACCATGCACTTAAGACATGGATAAGATGCTGTTGAGCCCTGATGACCCATCATTGTGCTTTGATATGCAAGATCCCCGATGAAAAAAGTTCGAGCTTGTATTGTTTTTCCATCTAGAAAAATTGTGAATGGGGTTTCTAATGCCTCTTTTAATGGCCCGAAAATCATCTTCAAGTTTTCAGCATTATCAGTTGCTTCAAAATAACCGACCAATTCACAACTATCGGGGCTATTGGGTGATAGCCCATTAACTATGGAAAAAACCATTTTTGTACTCCCACCCCCCTTATCAATTCCTGTCTTAATCCATATTTCATCGTGAAAGTTTTGATGGAATAAGAGATTTCCAATTTTGTGCAGATGTTCTGCATGTCTTTGAGCTTGTGCGTGAAAATCATCTATGATTACATAGGGCGCAAGTTTTCTTTCGTGTGTACGGGAATTAATCTCTAGGATTTCTTCACCCGCAATGACATAAGGGGCAAATGACATTTCtctgttttttatttcagttcGAATTTCTGCCACAGTTGGAAATACAGGAATGTCAAAGTTTTTTAAATCTCTCTTCAAATCAAGAAGACGAATCATTGGCATTCGTTGCCTCAACTTAATGTCAACAGCCTGTTTTGGGGTGAGCATGTGGAACAGTTTGATATCAGCTTCACGTAAGGCTGCATTCGTTACCGTGGGATaccttttgaaaaatttggcgAGTGTACAAGCAGAATCTTGGACGTTACTTTCTGGTGATGATATTCCTTCAacaaaatctttcaatttatctGCGCGACTATTAAGCGTGTTTCTAGATGCTGACACTGACGGGGTACGGATTACTGGTACATTTGAGTTTAATTGGGATTGTAATGAAGAAATAGTTATATTTTGctgattgattattttgtctttttctgttatttgatttctcAAAGTTGAAACTTCATTTTCCAATTCAATGATTCTTGTTGAGTCAGACTTTTGCCAGAAATTTGATTCTTCGTCAGTTGTAATGCTTATAGTATCTAAGCATGGCTCTGTCAAAGTTGACTCATCTTTATGGGGTGGAGAATTTATGAActccagtttttttttacctaGGCAAATTGAAGTTGAAGATGAGTAAGAGTGAAGAAGATAGAGgcaaaacaattcataattctaGAGTAATTGATTAATAATCAAATGTATTTTACTACGTCACAATTAAGTGCAAGTTTTTCTATATCTAACTATATCTCAGTGAAATAAATCGtcataattgataaaattcaGTACATGTATGACatttgttatcaatcatttgaaGCTTGATCTGTTTGTGATTTTATTTGAGTTCATTTCTACaccagggctgggtttcagAGATGTGTGGAAGCAAAATAGTTTCggaacatttagaaaattgtcagttataaccatggtttctcattttcactatggtggttgtcacaCCGATTGAGGATTATTTggtactcagtctatgaaaccgggcccaggatATTCAaggttttatttattcaatctattttCCCAAAAAATATCACTACGTGACTACAACCCCGATATGGATTTTCTAATCCCTAAAATTATGACTTCATCCTGGATTCCCATGAACTGGAACAGAGTATTCCAAAATTTGAATAAGACATGTATCTTTTTATAAGAGTAAGCTTTCTGGATTGAATAACAAATTCAAGgttactgaaaatctagaacttACAAATGCATGATCAATCATGTGAAACACGAACCAGAAACCATTCGCAGAAATAAAAtgcaatgaatgaattaaaggAACAATGAATATCTTAAGGAATTCTTTATTAGTATCAAAAAGTCAACAAgagtttttcatgaaatttagaCTCACAGTTTCTTCTTTTTTGGCCGAACCGTCGTTTTTTCCCGCCAGCGCCAACTTTTGAACCAAGCGATCcacctgaaaaatagaaatagcaatgtttttaaagatctttcaatttcatccatatgaactaaaaaattaattttgttgttGCTCAACTTACCAGAGTGTTGTGACATTTTGAAGTTGTAGAAGTCGacaagaaaactgaaaatatatttggaaaaatcaGCTTCATGCAGCTTGGCATTTTTAGACAATTTCTGATTTCTGATTAGTAATAGAATACTTACCGAGCGACGACAAAATGTCTGCAACTGCAACTGTCTGAATTCAAACAGTGAGAGTTGAAGTAGACCGAcgagaaaactgaaaatatatatcaacTCCATGTAGTAGGCCTAGTTGTGTGCTTTATAGACAATTTCTGATTAGGAATACTAACTGgagcgacaacaaaattttgagtaAGGGGCTGAATTCGAACTCCAAATTATTTCCAAcgagaaaactgaaaatattccaaaaatcatAGGGTAGTTGTGCATTTTATAGACAATTTCTGATTAGGAAGCTTAGCCCTACTTACCAAAGTGGAAAGATGTCGAGCTTAAGGGTTCGAATTCAAACACCCAAGGCCATTCATCCACCAGCCTACCGACATGCGTAATAGcaataaaaaagaaactgaaaataatacCGAAAACCCTACTTATTAGACATAAGAGGCCTGGCctagatttgaaaaaataatactGGCCCAATGAGTGACCACAGTACTTAGTAATAGTTTGAATAGGCCTTTTGGTATTGTGGTTGATCCGGAAAGTGAAGAAGTGTGCTGGATTGTAAACAGGTAAATAGCCTAATGCGACGAGCTCGCATCTCGAGTGGCCTAAATAATTAGCCATAGCCTACCACGGCCGAGTCGGGTTGAGCTCCACTTGTTCTCCCATCATCGATAGGGAAGGCCGACGTTTTATACATCAAACGAAAGCTAAAAAGCTCATATAGTTCATAGACGAAAATTATAAACGATCCATCGTACTATATTTTCGATATATAAAGTATCTTACCCAAGACTTGTATCGCCCGAGTCGTTAAATTTTCTCTCCACTTTGAAGCGGTCCGGCGGCAAAAGAGTCGCAGGTAAATGGCGTTTAATACCCTTACGAACTAATCTATATACTCAAGAACCTGCTACAGGGGATTGCATCAAGTCAACCTCGTTCGTTTAAGCACACTAAGGGAGCTAGGAAAAACCGTTAGATCGCGTACTTAAGCATTTGGAGCATACGCGCGATGGTCACGTGACCCCGCCGTGGATCAATAATCGCTATTGACAATCGAAGCGAAACGCCGTACAGCCGTGATACATAACGATACGAATCAATCCGTCTCTAATACATAAGTATTGACGGACTTTAGTTCAAAGATCCTATAGCCGAAATAGAAACACGACCGAAACCCGTCTGTAATACATAAGTATGGGCGGGAGCTATAATGCTTAAAGCTTAAAGCCgcggacacactgggcgatttcgtcggccgacgaaatcggCGAACAGCGCcgcttattttgaaacgacCAGCTGCTAGCGCCACCTTTAATAAATCAAAGAGCCGTGATTGGCTGGTTAATACGGCGCTCGAGGCGACTGATCGCCGTACCCGGACCAGGGATGAGAACGCCGACCTGTAAAATCCGCGGGTTATTTTTCTTGAGTGACATACGCGAACCAGCTGACGGCTGCCgagcgagcgccgaaggcgcgaagctATTTCGGGGCGGtttgggggccctcccccaagaaaattttagaaattaaatacgttttccgagcacttagagcgatctcgaacccatgaacgactattatattttggaaggtaatggctagttccaatgtggtacatcctcatttgatgacattcagcatctcatgcattacgggtcgagccctgaattattgcagtaaaaatgcgccgatgaatgctcactaaaaatcatcaccaagtagtgtataatatccgAAAGCGTTCGCCACACACACGCAGCAACAGTAAGTAGACCTATATACGTTCCTACTGTTGCTGTGCGTGCGtgtctgcaaccgatcgataaaatacatacaaactcatcgtagtacaaatgtacatacaaaatcactgtgttgcaatgaatatgcattgaaatgcgatacttttacgtgacgataagtaaaacaggcactgaacgcttttacggttcacctgattaccgatcgCGCCGGACCAATTGAGTGAGATCATCACCCCCGCGCCGGACCAATTGAGTGAGATCATCATTCTGTGGGCTTAAGGCCCTTGATTTTCAACTCGGAAAGAAGAACAGAGACGAACGGGTGCAAGACCCGAAACGCCGCCAGGCGGCGCTGTCCCCGGACCGACTTACATCGTTAAAGGATGATCTCCAAGTAACTGACTATACTAAAAAGTCGCACGTCTTATATTCACGCATTGCCGACTCCGATGTGTTGCATCACTCCGCGTCGCTTCGCTGGTCGCTCAACAATGGCCGTCGCGGTAGATGTGCTTCTTCGCATTCTTTCGAGTCGCTCTGCTGCTGGACTACGTCGTCTACATGCAGATGCCATATATCATTAAAAAGCTTAGAACTTTCACTTTCTAATGGTGTGAAATGTGTGGAGGATCGTCCATTCGTAAAGATTAATAAGGTCTCGAAAGGCGGTCGTCATGCGTGACCGCGTTCAGGACCGTCGATTCAATCGTCGAATTCTCGGCATTTTTAGGATATGAGGGTGCCGAAATCATCTTCtggatttgtaatattgaGGACTATATAAGGGCGTTAACTTCGTGACTAGAAATTAAGGTGATAGCTTATAATGATAGCCGCAAGACGTCGGTGTAGAAACTTAAACTCTCCAGTTAGGCTAGTCGAGCGGGCCATGTGCTCGTACCGGAAGAAAACAAACCGGCGAAATCGTCTCAACTAATAAACTACGGCTCGTGTCgcctaaaaatgatgaaattcgtAGATGCTTTCACCGAGTCAAGACTTTATAATCCTCTTTCAAACGGTATCACACGTGATAGCTTTCGATAATTATTTCGTGTGTAAAAGGCGAGATAAATGCAGCGGCGGTACTATTTACCACCGGGAACAATTTCGGGATTAAGGAGTCGCGGGTTATCGTCGGCGCCGGAGTAAGGGGAAGGTATCTTCTGCAAGGTCGCTAATAAACAAGGGGAAGGAGGAATCTGTcttgagaaatgaaattttgttaCATCTACACACATTCAGACGTCACAAATTGAAAGTGACGAAATCGAGGAAACGAACAGCAACAATTAGCAGACAGTTCACTAGCTATCAGACAGTTCACTAGCTTTCAGACAGTTCACTAGCTGTCACACAGTTCACTAGCTATCAGACAGTTCATTAGCTGTCAGACAATTCACTAGCTGTCAGACAGTTCACTAGCTATCAGACAGTTCACTAGCTGTCGGACAGTTCACTAGCTATCAGACAGTTCACTAGCTATCAGACAGTTAACTAGCTGTCAGACAGTTCACTAGCTGTCAGACAGTTCCCTAGCTGTCAGACAGTTCACTAGCTTTCAGACAGTTCACTAGCTGTCACA
This window harbors:
- the LOC141907810 gene encoding uncharacterized protein LOC141907810 → MYHGFRKGIKRHLPATLLPPDRFKVERKFNDSGDTSLGFFFIAITHVGRLVDEWPWVFEFEPLSSTSFHFVFSLEIIWSSNSAPYSKFCCRSIFSSVYFNSHCLNSDSCSCRHFVVARFLVDFYNFKMSQHSGGSLGSKVGAGGKKRRFGQKRRNCESKFHEKLLLTF